Proteins co-encoded in one Chrysemys picta bellii isolate R12L10 chromosome 13, ASM1138683v2, whole genome shotgun sequence genomic window:
- the LOC135975302 gene encoding fibrinogen-like protein 1-like protein isoform X2 encodes MGFPKDCSNIPRDSPSGVHVIQPAGSPPRVVWCDMDTEGKGWTVVQRNSYNTEITWKESWSTYKYGFGNVQQDYWLGNEYLSLLTRQNIYKVRFVVEDKSNNTRYAEYDITSVEDEPSGYPLRLGRYSGDGEDYLTTYHSGLGGIHDNMKFSTSDKDQDQTSGNCASSYGGWWYDKCQNVLLNGKGYIYWAGFCKSGECKSSLILVKPTDVCWVRQEEPILLGSRRR; translated from the exons atgg ggttccccaaagactgcagcaacatccccagggacagccccagcggggtccatgtcatccagccggcaggctctccccctcgagtggtgtggtgtgacatggacaccgaaggcaaaggctggaccgttgtccagagaaattcttacaacacagagatcacctggaaggagtcctggagcacctacaagtacggctttgggaatgtgcagcaggattactggctgggcaacgagtacctgtccctgctcacgcggcagaacatctacaaggtccgctttgtcgtggaggacaaatccaacaacacccgctacgcagagtacgacatcaccagtgtcgaggatgagcccagcgggtaccctctgaggctgggcaggtactctggggacggcgaggactatctcaccacctaccactccggcctggggggcatacacgacaacatgaagttcagcacaagtgacaaggatcaggaccagaccagtgggaattgcgcaagtagctatggaggctggtggtacgacaagtgtcagaacgtcctgctcaatgggaaaggctacatctactgggcagggttctgtaagagtggggagtgcaagtcttccctcatcctggttaagccaacagacgtgtgctgggtccggcaggaggagcccatcctccttgggagccggcgccgctga
- the LOC135975302 gene encoding fibrinogen-like protein 1-like protein isoform X1, translating into MGFQSSSLLLLSALSMMALLGVAPMQGNGALAHKKVERGFPKDCSNIPRDSPSGVHVIQPAGSPPRVVWCDMDTEGKGWTVVQRNSYNTEITWKESWSTYKYGFGNVQQDYWLGNEYLSLLTRQNIYKVRFVVEDKSNNTRYAEYDITSVEDEPSGYPLRLGRYSGDGEDYLTTYHSGLGGIHDNMKFSTSDKDQDQTSGNCASSYGGWWYDKCQNVLLNGKGYIYWAGFCKSGECKSSLILVKPTDVCWVRQEEPILLGSRRR; encoded by the exons atgg ggttccagtccagctctctcctgcttctgtctgcgctgtccatgatggcgctcCTTGGCGTAGCCCCCAtgcagggcaacggggccctggcccacaagaaggttgagaggg ggttccccaaagactgcagcaacatccccagggacagccccagcggggtccatgtcatccagccggcaggctctccccctcgagtggtgtggtgtgacatggacaccgaaggcaaaggctggaccgttgtccagagaaattcttacaacacagagatcacctggaaggagtcctggagcacctacaagtacggctttgggaatgtgcagcaggattactggctgggcaacgagtacctgtccctgctcacgcggcagaacatctacaaggtccgctttgtcgtggaggacaaatccaacaacacccgctacgcagagtacgacatcaccagtgtcgaggatgagcccagcgggtaccctctgaggctgggcaggtactctggggacggcgaggactatctcaccacctaccactccggcctggggggcatacacgacaacatgaagttcagcacaagtgacaaggatcaggaccagaccagtgggaattgcgcaagtagctatggaggctggtggtacgacaagtgtcagaacgtcctgctcaatgggaaaggctacatctactgggcagggttctgtaagagtggggagtgcaagtcttccctcatcctggttaagccaacagacgtgtgctgggtccggcaggaggagcccatcctccttgggagccggcgccgctga